One Dromiciops gliroides isolate mDroGli1 chromosome 3, mDroGli1.pri, whole genome shotgun sequence DNA segment encodes these proteins:
- the FAM167B gene encoding protein FAM167B produces MSLGSLAFGVLGEEEEQEEETLDSLKALTAKLKLQTRRPSYLEWTARVQSQAWCRGHARAEVGEAGPGAICGFHTLDDALQWLREELRQMQTQDRELAGQLLRLRSRMHQLKVEQICRQHQELLDDAELEVEVKGLGFGEAAELLSPGSLRPTRLLAPPLRDIGLTRMNISSRRFTLC; encoded by the exons ATGTCTCTGGGGTCCCTGGCATTTGGGGTCCtaggtgaagaggaagagcaagAGGAGGAGACCCTGGACAGCTTGAAGGCACTCACTGCCAAATTAAAGCTACAGACCAGAAGGCCCTCGTACCTCGAGTGGACAGCCAGAGTCCAGAGCCAAGCCTGGTGCCGTGGCCATGCCAGGGCTGAAGTGGGGGAGGCAGGTCCTGGAGCCATCTGTGGTTTTCACACTCTGGATGATGCCCTGCAGTGGCTCAGAGAGGAGCTG AGGCAGATGCAGACCCAGGACCGGGAACTGGCTGGGCAGCTATTGCGCCTGAGGTCCCGCATGCACCAGCTAAAGGTGGAGCAGATCTGCAGGCAGCACCAGGAGCTGCTGGATGATGCTGAGCTGGAGGTTGAGGTCAAAGGCCTGGGCTTCGGGGAGGCTGCAGAGCTGCTGAGCCCTGGCTCCCTCCGGCCTACACGACTCCTGGCTCCCCCACTCAGGGACATCGGTCTCACCCGGATGAACATCAGCTCTCGTCGATTTACCCTCTGCTGA